The Geotalea uraniireducens Rf4 genome window below encodes:
- a CDS encoding HEPN domain-containing protein, producing the protein MDLILDGLSRAYYAALHHARALLLSMDIIPKSHKGTLTLFSLHFIKTGIIPKEIGVIFSILQKIREDSDYEIGTFYERDEAERLLEDTRLFCRTVVAVLKASGKGML; encoded by the coding sequence CTGGACCTCATCCTCGACGGCCTCTCCCGCGCCTACTACGCCGCGCTGCACCATGCACGGGCGCTGCTGCTCTCCATGGACATCATCCCCAAAAGTCACAAAGGCACGCTTACACTCTTTTCCTTGCATTTCATCAAGACCGGCATCATCCCCAAGGAGATCGGGGTTATCTTCTCGATCCTGCAGAAGATCAGGGAGGATTCGGATTATGAGATCGGGACGTTTTACGAGCGGGATGAAGCGGAGAGGCTTCTGGAGGATACCAGGCTGTTTTGCAGGACGGTGGTGGCTGTGCTGAAGGCGAGTGGTAAAGGTATGTTATGA